One window from the genome of Hoplias malabaricus isolate fHopMal1 chromosome X2, fHopMal1.hap1, whole genome shotgun sequence encodes:
- the LOC136677400 gene encoding TOG array regulator of axonemal microtubules protein 1-like produces MVQNDSPGHVLNALLAGGLSHRNAAVRRSTALNLEKLAHMLGPSRLLNSKKQSLTCSFLTAVSKLALDSAQEVRFHSRNTLCLLATHEACLRMVDKFVPNEDRASVKEIITKGR; encoded by the exons ATGGTACAGAACGACTCACCTGGCCATGTCCTTAATGCTCTTCTGGCCGGTGGACTCAG TCACAGAAATGCAGCTGTGAGGAGGAGCACAGCTCTCAATTTGGAGAAGCTCGCTCACATGCTGGGACCTTCTCGCCTGCTGAATAGCAAAAAGCAGTCTCTGACCTGCAGCTTCCTCACTGCTGTCAGCAAACTGGCCCTGGACTCTGCCCAGGAAGTGAG GTTCCATTCCAGAAATACACTCTGTCTTCTGGCCACACATGAAGCTTGTCTGAGGATGGTGGACAAATTTGTGCCAAATGAAGACAGAGCCTCTGTTAAAGAGATAATCACAAAGGGCAGATAA